GTCAGCGGCGCGGACCTGGAGGAGGCCTTTCTCGCCCTGACCAGGCGCCCGGAGGTCGCGGGATGAGCGGAGGCGCCGTCACCCGCGGCGCGGCCGGGGCGCCGGGCGTGGCGCCGCTCGGCCGCATGCTGGTGCGCCAGACGTGGAGCGAGATGCGCATTCGCTGGCGCATCCCCGCCTTCAGCGTCACCATCGTCGCGCTCCCCGTCCTGTTCTTCACCTTCTTCGGCCTGCCCTACGTCAAGCAGACCATGGCCGGCGGCACCAGCCTGGGCGCGTACCTGCTCGGCTCGTTCGCGGCCTACAGCGTGGGCAGCGTGATGGTCTTCGGCTTCGGCATCGGGGTGGCCACCGAGCGGGCGCTGAAGGTCGACGTGCTGATGCGGGCGACGCCGCTGCCACCCATCATCGCGATCCTGGCCAAGGTGCTGAACGCGCAGGTCTACGCGCTGCTGTCGCTCGTGGTCCTCATCGCCTACGGCACGGTGGTGGGCGGCATCCGCCAGGATCCGCTGGTATGGCTCGACATGATCGCGCGGCTCCTGGTCGGCTCGGTGCCGTTCATCGCGCTGGGCTTCGCGATCGGCTACCTGTCCGGACCGAACGTGGCGCCCGCCGCCGCCAACCTCGTGTACCTGCCGCTGGCCTTCGCCTCGGGCCTCTTCCTGCCGCTCTCCCAGCTACCCGGCTTCGTGCAGCGCGTGGCGCCCTACCTGCCCGCCTATCACTACGGCCAGCTCGCCTGGAGCGCGGTCGGCGCCGCCTCCGAGCCCATGTCGACGGCCTTCGCGTGGCTCGCCGGCTACACCGTGCTCTTCCTCGCCATCGCCCTGCGCGCCTACCGCCGCGAAGAATCCCGCAAGTTCGGCTAGGCTGGGGTCAGGTCTTGCATTACGACATTTTCTTGCGCGAGGCGTCCGCCGCGCGTGGCGAAAATGTCGTAATGCAAGACCTGACCCCAGCTTGACCCCAGCTAGATCGTGACCTTCTTGTCGCGGAGGGTTCGGATCTCGGCGGGGGTATAGCCGAGGTCGGTGAGGACGATGTCGGTGTGCTCGCCGCGCAGCGGCGCGGCGCGGCGGACGCCGGGCGACATGCGGGAGAAGTGGAGCGGGGTGCCGACCACCGGGATCTCGCCGAGCGTCGGGTGCATCGCGCGCTGCACGATGCCGCGCTCCGCGGTCTGCGGATCGTTCATCACCTGGTCCACCGTGTTCACCGGCGTGGCCGGCACGTCGGCCTCCTCCAGGCGCTTGAGCAGCGACTCGCGATCGAGCGCGCCGATCGTTTGCTCGAGCAGGCTCTCCAGCTCGGCGCGGTGGGCCACACGTCCCTGGTTCTTCTCGAAGCGCGGATCGCCGGCCAGGTCTCCCCGATCCAGCGCCCTGGCCAGCTTCTGCCAGAAGCGGTCGTTGGCTGCCGCGATGAAGATCCACTGCCCATCGCGGCACTTGAAGTTGCGATAGGGCGAGAGCGACGGGTGCCCCGAGCCGAGCGCGCGCGGCAGGGCGCCGGTCAGCAGATAGCCCTCGGCGTGGAAGGCGAGCAGGCTCACCGCAGTCTCCAGCAGCGAGCCGTCGACGCGCTGGCCGAGGCCGGTGCGCTGCCGCTGGATGATCGCGTTGGAGACGCCGAACGCGCACAGGATGCCGGTGGTGAGGTCGAGGAACGAGACGCCCGCCCGGACCGGCTGGCCCCCCGGCTCGCCGGTGATGGACATGATGCCGCTGAAGGCTTGCATCAACGCCTCGTAGCCCGGGCTGTCCTTGCGCGGCCCGGTGCGGCCGAAGGCGGAGACCGAGCAGTAGATGAGCCGCGGGTTGATCGCGGACAGCACGTCGTAGCCGAGGCCGAACGACTCCATGGTCCCGGTCCGGAAGTTCTCGATGACCACGTCCGCGGTCTGCACCAGGCGCTTGACCACCTCCACCGCCTCCGGCGTCTTGAGGTCCAGCGCGATGCCGCGCTTGTTGCGGTTGAAGAGCAGATATGCGGCGGCCTCGCCGTCCTTGTGGGGTGGCCAGGTGCGCGACTCGTCGCCCGGCCCGGTGTCCTCCACCTTGATCACGTCCGCGCCCAGATCGGCGAGCAGCGCGCCGCACCACGGTCCGGCGATGACGCGGGAGAGGTCGATGACGCGGATGCCGTGCAGCGAGAGCGCGGGCTCGGAGGTGGTCGTCATGGCGCGTACTATACCGCCGTTGGCGGTGTATATTCATCCCCCGGAGGCGACGCCATGGAGCTCTACGACGTGATGACGACCACGTTCTCGTGCCGCGATTTCACCGACGAGCCGCTTTCCGACGAGACGCTGTTCCGGATTCTCGACCGTGCGCGCTTCGCGCCGAGCGGCGGCAACCGTCAGGGGTGGAAGGTGATCGTGGTGCGCGACCGTCAGAGCCGTGAGGGCCTCTCGCGGGCCGCCGCGCCCGCGGCCAAGCGCTACGCCGCTCAGGTGGCGGTGGGCGAGAGCCCCTGGAACACCATCGAGCGGACGAAGGTCGACGCGGCCATCATCGAGCGGACCCCGGCCCCCGCGCGCCTGACCGAGCCGGTGCTCAAGGCCCCGGTGGTGCTGGTGGTGGGGGTGGACCTGCGGCTGGTCGCCTCGATGGACGCCGATCTCGATCGGGTGGGCGTGATCAGCGGCGCCTCGATCTATCCGTTCGCCTGGAACATCCTGCTCGCGGCCCGCCAGGAAGGCTTCGCGGGCACCATCACCACGCTCGCCGCCGCGCAGGAGCCGGCGGTGCAGGCGCTGCTCGGCCTGCCCTCGCACGTCGCGCTGGCCGCGGTGATACCGCTCGGCCGTCCCGCGAAGGCGCTCACCCGGCTCAAGCGCAAGCCGGTGGAGGAGTTCGCGATGCTCGAGCGGTGGGGCGGGACGCCGCTGCGATCCCGCACCTAGCCAGCTCGGGGTGCCGGCGCCTGACCTAGCGTCCCCTCAACGCACCGCCGTCGGTCAGGAACTCCAGGATGCGCTCGCCGGTGATCTCGCCCGGGATCAGCACGTGGTCGGCCCCGGCCTGCAGCAGGTCGTGCGCGTCGGTCTTCTCCTCGCCGGTCATCACGATCACCGCGTGCGGGGACATCCGGCGCAGGTTGGCCACGAGACGCCGCGTGCTGATTCCCCGCAGGAACGTGTCGGAGATCGTGGTGACCACCAGGCGCGCGTCCTCGATTCCCAGGTGCTCCAGCGCGTCCGGGTTCGCGAGATCGGCGTACTCCCACCGGAAGCCGCGCGCCACCACCGCGTGCGCGCGGTGGGCGTCGTAGTCCACCAGCGTGATGCGCTTCTTCAGATCGGGGGCCTTGTCCTCCACCAGGTCGAGCACGGCCTGGGCGATGCGGAAGTGGCCCAGCAACACGATCTCCAGCGGAGCGTGGGCGCGGGCCCCGGGCCCGCCGGTGACCGGAACCGCCCGGCCGCGCTCGAACGGGCGCAGGAGCACCCGCGCGATCCGGTCGTTCCAGGTGATGACGTAGGGCGAGATGAGCGACGTGAGAATCATCGCGGTGAGCACCACCGCCCCCGTGCGCTCGGAGACGTGGCCGTAGCCCGCGCCCAGGGTCAGGATGACCAGCGAGAACTCGCTGATCTGGGCCAGGTTCAGCGAGGTGACCGCGCCCGCGTAGAGCCCGTCGCCCAGCAGGACCACCGTCGGCATCACCGCGATGAACCGGCTCACGAAGACGAAGGCCACGATCAGCAGCGCCTGCCCGAGCACGTCGCCGGTCGGGACCGGCACCTTCATGCCGAGGGCGACGAAGAACAGCGTGACGAAGAAGTCGCGCACGCCGGTCACCTTGGAGATGACGTCGGAGCCGTAGGGAAACGCCGAGATGCTCACCCCCGCGATCAGGGCGCCCATCTCTCGCGACAGGCCAAGCTGGTGGGCGACCGAGCTGATGCCGAAGCACCACGCCACCGACGAGATCAGCACCAGCTCTGGCCGGCTCGCCGAGACCTCCAGCAGCGGGGCGAGCACGAAGCGGCTGGCCAGGAAGGCCACCGCGACCAGCACCGCGCCGCCCACGATGGAGCCGGCGATGCGCAGCACCCCCGGGTCGTGGAGGCTCGGCTGGACGGCCATGAACACGATGGCCCAGATGTCCTGCACCACCAGCACGCCCAGCGTGAGCCGGCCGGAGAGGATCTTGAGCTCGAACTTCTCGCGCAGGAGCTTCACCACGATCAGGGTCGAGCTGAGCGAGATGACGATGGCGAGATAGACCAGATCGAAGTGGCCGCCCCCGACCCGGTAGCCGAGCCACCCGAAGAAGGCCAGGCCCAGCAGCGAGTTGATCACGAACTGCCCGACGCCCAGGCTCAGCATCGAGCCGCCCAGCCGCCGCAGCTCCCGGACGTCGATCTCGAGGCCGATGATGAACAGGAGGAAGATCAAGCCGATCTCCGCGATCAGCTCGATGTTCTCCGCGCTGGTGACGAGCCCGAGGCCCATCTGGGGGCTGAGCGCGACCCCGCCCGCGATGTAGCCGAGGAGCAGCGGCTGCCGGATCACCCGGGCCACGTGGCCCAGGATCGCGGCGAAGACGATGCCGAGGGCGATGTCACGCAGCAGGCCGACGTCGTGGACCACCGGTCGCGGGGGCCTCCGTCTTGGGATAGAATCGGTCGCCGTATCCTAACCAACTTTCCGATCCGGAGGAGGATCTCGTGCAGCAGCGCACCCTCGGCAAGAGCTCGCTGTCCGTCTCGGCCATCGGCCTCGGCTGCATGTCCATGTCCAACGTCTACGGCAAGGGCGACGAGGCGGAGTCCATCGCGGTCGTCCAACGCGCCCTGGATCTCGGGGTCAACTTCCTCGACTCCTCCGACGCCTACGGCTTCGGGCAGAACGAGGAGCTGCTCGCCAAGGCCCTGCGCGGCCGGCGGGAGCGCGCCGTCCTCGCCACCAAGTTCGGCAACCTGCGCAATCCGGACGGCACGCCCGGCGTCAACGGCCGCCCCGAGTACGTCGCGCAGGCGTGCGACGCAAGCCTGAAGCGCCTGGGGGTCGAGACGATCGACCTCTACTACCAGCACCGGGTGGATCCGAGCGTGCCCATCGAGGACACGGTCGGGGCGATGGGCCGGCTGGTCGAGAGCGGCAAGGTGCGCTTCCTCGGGCTCTCCGAGGCCGCCCCCGCCACCGTCCGGCGCGCCCACGCGGTGCATCCGATCGCCGCGCTGCAGTCCGAGTTCTCGCTGCTCTACCGGGTCGAGGCGGAGGAGACGCTGCCGACCCTCCGAGAGCTCGGCATCGGATTCGTGGCCTATTCGCCGCTCGGCCGCAGCCTGCTCACCGCGTCCACCAAGACCGCGGCGGACATCCCGGCCGACGACCGGCGCCGCGATCACCCGCGCTTCCACGGGGAAAACCTCCAGAAGAACCTCGACCTCGTGAAGCCGCTGCTCGACATGGCGCAGCAGAAGGGCTGCACCCCGGGTCAGCTCGCGCTGGCCTGGCTGCTCGCGCGTGGGCGCGACATCGTGCCGATCCCGGGCACGAAGCGGACGGCGCGCCTCGAGGAAAACGCGGCGGCCGCCGACGTGTCGCTCACCCCCGCCGAGGTCGCCGCGCTGCAAGACGCGGTGCCCGCGGGCGCCGCCGCCGGCCTCCGCTATCCGGCGGGCATGATGAAAGCGGTCTACATCTAGCCGGCCGCGCCGTGGGCGACTGGCTCGAGACCTATCGCGGGACGGTCTTCCGCTGGGAAGTGGATCACAACGACCACTTCACGGTGGCGTACTACTTCGCCCGCATCGCCGATGCGGGCCACAACCTGCTGGGGGCCCTCGGTCTTGCGCCCGCCGAGGCGCGCACCGTGGACTGCTTCGTCCGCTACCAGCGCGAGCTCCGCGTGGGCGACATCATGCACGTGGAGAGCGGCGTGATCGGCGCCGAGCCCGACGGCCTCGTGCTGGGCCACAAGCTCTTCGATACCGGCGAGGCCGTGCTCTGCACCACGGTGGAGCAGCGGGTCCGCCTGGCCGCGCCGCTCGATCCGGCGCGCCAGCGGCGAATCGACGAGCGGCGGGTGGCCTGGGACGGACCGGTCCGCGAGCGCCGGCCGCGGCCGGCGGATCCGCGGGGCCTTCGCGACAGCGCGCACGACACGGTCAGGCCGGTCGAGATCGACGTGACCGGCGGGGCCGCGCTCTCGCACTACATCCATCGCTTCTCGGCCGCCAATGGTCACGCCATCGCGGGCTTCGGCATGACGCCGCACTACATGCGCGCCGAGCAGCGCGGCTTCTCCACCTTCGAGTTCCAGCTCGAGCTGGGTGCGCCCCTGCGGGCCGGGGACTCGGTGCGGGTCCGCTCGGGCGTGCTGCACGTGGGCAATTCCTCGCTGCGCCTGCTCCACGTCATGACGCGGGAGCCGAGCGGCGAGATGGCGGCGACGCTCGAGCAATCCGGCGTGCACTTCGACCAGGAGGCGCGCCGCCCGGCCCCGCTGCCCGACGCCATGCGGCAGCGCGCGCGGGCTTTGCTCATCACGGAGGGCTGATGTCGCTGGCACTGGGCCTCTTCTCGATGACCTCGGGACCGTGCAGCCATCCCGACGGCGCCGCCCGGGTGGCCCGCGCGGCCGAGGCGAACGGCTTCGATTCGCTGTGGGGCGGCGAGCACGTCGTCCTGCCGGACCCGCGGGTGCCGCCGTCGCCGCTCGAGCCCGAGGATCGCATCACGGATCCGATCGTGGCGCTCGCCTTCCTCGCCGCCCACACCACCCGCATCCGGCTCGGCACCGGCATCATCATCCTGCCGCAGCGCAATCCGCTGGTGCTGGCCAAGCAGCTCGCCACCCTCGACGTGCTCTCGGGCGGCCGGCTCATCTTCGGCGTGGGGGTCGGCTATCTCGAGCCGGAGTTCCGCGCCCTCGGCATCCCGTTCGGAACGCGCGGCGCGGCCACCGACGAGTACCTGGCCGCGATCCGCGCGATCTGGACCCAGGCACGGCCCGGGCATCACGGCCGATTCGTCACGTTCTCGGGCGTGCAGGCTCATCCGCAGCCGGTCCAGAAGCCGCTGCCGCCCATCGTGATCGGCGGGCACACCGACGCGGCCTTTCGACGCGCGGTGGAGCAGGGACACGGCTGGTACGGATTCGCGCTGGATGAGGAGGGGACGCGCCGCTGTCTCGACGGCCTGAAGGCGGCCGCCGCGCGCTACGAGCGCCCGAGCGAGCTCGGGCCGCTCCAGATCAGCGTCACGCCGCGTCCCACGCGCTGCGGCGAGGCGATGGATCGCGCGAGCGCGGACCGGTTCGCCGCGCTGGGGGTGCACCGCCTCATCC
The Candidatus Methylomirabilota bacterium DNA segment above includes these coding regions:
- a CDS encoding CoA transferase, with translation MTTTSEPALSLHGIRVIDLSRVIAGPWCGALLADLGADVIKVEDTGPGDESRTWPPHKDGEAAAYLLFNRNKRGIALDLKTPEAVEVVKRLVQTADVVIENFRTGTMESFGLGYDVLSAINPRLIYCSVSAFGRTGPRKDSPGYEALMQAFSGIMSITGEPGGQPVRAGVSFLDLTTGILCAFGVSNAIIQRQRTGLGQRVDGSLLETAVSLLAFHAEGYLLTGALPRALGSGHPSLSPYRNFKCRDGQWIFIAAANDRFWQKLARALDRGDLAGDPRFEKNQGRVAHRAELESLLEQTIGALDRESLLKRLEEADVPATPVNTVDQVMNDPQTAERGIVQRAMHPTLGEIPVVGTPLHFSRMSPGVRRAAPLRGEHTDIVLTDLGYTPAEIRTLRDKKVTI
- a CDS encoding nitroreductase family protein is translated as MELYDVMTTTFSCRDFTDEPLSDETLFRILDRARFAPSGGNRQGWKVIVVRDRQSREGLSRAAAPAAKRYAAQVAVGESPWNTIERTKVDAAIIERTPAPARLTEPVLKAPVVLVVGVDLRLVASMDADLDRVGVISGASIYPFAWNILLAARQEGFAGTITTLAAAQEPAVQALLGLPSHVALAAVIPLGRPAKALTRLKRKPVEEFAMLERWGGTPLRSRT
- a CDS encoding ABC transporter permease; the encoded protein is MSGGAVTRGAAGAPGVAPLGRMLVRQTWSEMRIRWRIPAFSVTIVALPVLFFTFFGLPYVKQTMAGGTSLGAYLLGSFAAYSVGSVMVFGFGIGVATERALKVDVLMRATPLPPIIAILAKVLNAQVYALLSLVVLIAYGTVVGGIRQDPLVWLDMIARLLVGSVPFIALGFAIGYLSGPNVAPAAANLVYLPLAFASGLFLPLSQLPGFVQRVAPYLPAYHYGQLAWSAVGAASEPMSTAFAWLAGYTVLFLAIALRAYRREESRKFG
- a CDS encoding cation:proton antiporter, which produces MVHDVGLLRDIALGIVFAAILGHVARVIRQPLLLGYIAGGVALSPQMGLGLVTSAENIELIAEIGLIFLLFIIGLEIDVRELRRLGGSMLSLGVGQFVINSLLGLAFFGWLGYRVGGGHFDLVYLAIVISLSSTLIVVKLLREKFELKILSGRLTLGVLVVQDIWAIVFMAVQPSLHDPGVLRIAGSIVGGAVLVAVAFLASRFVLAPLLEVSASRPELVLISSVAWCFGISSVAHQLGLSREMGALIAGVSISAFPYGSDVISKVTGVRDFFVTLFFVALGMKVPVPTGDVLGQALLIVAFVFVSRFIAVMPTVVLLGDGLYAGAVTSLNLAQISEFSLVILTLGAGYGHVSERTGAVVLTAMILTSLISPYVITWNDRIARVLLRPFERGRAVPVTGGPGARAHAPLEIVLLGHFRIAQAVLDLVEDKAPDLKKRITLVDYDAHRAHAVVARGFRWEYADLANPDALEHLGIEDARLVVTTISDTFLRGISTRRLVANLRRMSPHAVIVMTGEEKTDAHDLLQAGADHVLIPGEITGERILEFLTDGGALRGR
- a CDS encoding LLM class F420-dependent oxidoreductase, whose amino-acid sequence is MSLALGLFSMTSGPCSHPDGAARVARAAEANGFDSLWGGEHVVLPDPRVPPSPLEPEDRITDPIVALAFLAAHTTRIRLGTGIIILPQRNPLVLAKQLATLDVLSGGRLIFGVGVGYLEPEFRALGIPFGTRGAATDEYLAAIRAIWTQARPGHHGRFVTFSGVQAHPQPVQKPLPPIVIGGHTDAAFRRAVEQGHGWYGFALDEEGTRRCLDGLKAAAARYERPSELGPLQISVTPRPTRCGEAMDRASADRFAALGVHRLILIPPRALDASGLERFVEKAARELRGLLSSAG
- a CDS encoding aldo/keto reductase translates to MQQRTLGKSSLSVSAIGLGCMSMSNVYGKGDEAESIAVVQRALDLGVNFLDSSDAYGFGQNEELLAKALRGRRERAVLATKFGNLRNPDGTPGVNGRPEYVAQACDASLKRLGVETIDLYYQHRVDPSVPIEDTVGAMGRLVESGKVRFLGLSEAAPATVRRAHAVHPIAALQSEFSLLYRVEAEETLPTLRELGIGFVAYSPLGRSLLTASTKTAADIPADDRRRDHPRFHGENLQKNLDLVKPLLDMAQQKGCTPGQLALAWLLARGRDIVPIPGTKRTARLEENAAAADVSLTPAEVAALQDAVPAGAAAGLRYPAGMMKAVYI
- a CDS encoding thioesterase family protein — translated: MGDWLETYRGTVFRWEVDHNDHFTVAYYFARIADAGHNLLGALGLAPAEARTVDCFVRYQRELRVGDIMHVESGVIGAEPDGLVLGHKLFDTGEAVLCTTVEQRVRLAAPLDPARQRRIDERRVAWDGPVRERRPRPADPRGLRDSAHDTVRPVEIDVTGGAALSHYIHRFSAANGHAIAGFGMTPHYMRAEQRGFSTFEFQLELGAPLRAGDSVRVRSGVLHVGNSSLRLLHVMTREPSGEMAATLEQSGVHFDQEARRPAPLPDAMRQRARALLITEG